The Nitrospirota bacterium genome includes a region encoding these proteins:
- a CDS encoding TrbI F-type domain-containing protein, which translates to MPRVITVAVLSAALSAAGTAAVLLQWDVSRAKRDPGASLAVVDLAGIVERQRAAVIRAAKDPESAELMMAERLVRLASVLAEAGQTRLILNKPAVVSGTLGDLTGEIEERLKREGSDAREPSR; encoded by the coding sequence ATGCCTCGGGTGATCACCGTCGCGGTGTTGAGTGCGGCGCTGAGTGCCGCTGGGACCGCAGCCGTTCTGCTCCAATGGGATGTTTCCCGTGCGAAGCGGGACCCTGGTGCCTCTCTCGCCGTCGTGGATCTGGCGGGCATTGTTGAGCGGCAGCGGGCAGCAGTGATTCGCGCAGCCAAAGATCCTGAATCCGCCGAGTTGATGATGGCCGAGCGACTGGTGCGGCTGGCATCTGTGCTTGCCGAGGCCGGGCAGACGCGCCTGATCTTGAACAAGCCAGCAGTCGTCAGCGGGACCCTGGGCGATCTTACCGGGGAGATCGAGGAGCGACTCAAGCGAGAGGGGAGCGATGCGCGTGAGCCGTCGCGTTGA
- the lepB gene encoding signal peptidase I, with protein sequence MSRRVESWAVLAWTLVLIVVGGQAALALSGISIGINPTASQPYRVFIVLHGRPFGRGDLVAFRFGGSRYYPAGTIFVKEVKGLAGDRLEIRQDRTVRLNEAAMDAVRATDSKGRAVEPFLFEGTIPSDRHFLYSDAPNSYDSRYYGLIAKSQIIGRAVPLL encoded by the coding sequence GTGAGCCGTCGCGTTGAGAGCTGGGCGGTGCTTGCGTGGACGCTGGTGTTGATAGTGGTCGGCGGCCAAGCCGCCCTAGCGCTGTCCGGCATCTCGATCGGGATCAACCCCACCGCGTCGCAGCCGTATCGAGTGTTCATCGTGCTACACGGCAGGCCGTTCGGGCGTGGTGACCTGGTGGCGTTCCGGTTCGGCGGCAGCCGCTACTACCCCGCGGGAACGATCTTCGTGAAGGAAGTCAAAGGACTGGCGGGCGATCGGCTGGAGATCCGACAAGATCGAACGGTCCGGCTCAACGAGGCTGCGATGGATGCTGTTCGCGCGACCGACAGCAAGGGCCGAGCGGTCGAGCCCTTTCTATTCGAGGGCACAATCCCGTCGGACAGGCACTTTCTGTATTCGGATGCGCCGAACTCCTACGACAGCCGCTACTACGGTCTGATCGCCAAGAGCCAAATCATCGGGCGCGCGGTGCCACTACTGTGA